The genomic region AGTTACACCGGCAACCAGGGTGATATTCCTCGCCAATCCGAATAATCCGACCGGCACCTACACGCCGATCGCAGAGATTGCGCGACTTCATGACGCCATGCCGGAGGATTGCCTGTTGGTAATCGACCAGGCCTATGCCGAATATCTTGATCCGGACGAGGCGGTGCTGCCGCTTGAGCTGGCGCGTAAAGCCAATAACATATTGGTAACACGGACATTTTCAAAGATTTACGGACTGGCGGCTGAACGGGTCGGCTGGGCCTATGGTCCGGCACCGGTGATCGAAGCGCTGAACCGCATCCGCGGACCATTCAATGTCACAACGGCAGGCCAGGCGGCGGCCTTGGCAGCACTGTTTGATCAAGATTTTGTGGAAATGAGCCGGTCGCATAACCAAAAATGGCGCGACTGGCTGGCAGCGCGGATCGCGGCCATGGGCAATGCCGGGCTGCGCGCGATACCCTCTGAAACCAATTTCCTGCTGATCCTGTTCGATGGCGCGCTATCCGCCGAAGCCGCCTATGAAGGCTTGATGGAGCGCGGCTACATCACCCGCTGGCTGCCGGGACAGGGCCTGCCCGATGGTCTCAGGATATCGATCGGGACCGAAGAGGAAACCCGGGGAGTTGCCGCGGCGCTGGAAGGCCTGGTTTCCGCTACTCTGTAGTTTCTTTCTCGAATGCGTTGATGAGTGCATGCACACGCTCTTCAATCTCTTCGCGGGGCAAGCCGACGGGGATCGGATCGAAGAAGCGATAGGTCACCGTGCCGGGATATTTGATCCAGCTATCCTTGGGCCAGACATGGCCACTTTTGATCGCAATCGGAACGACCGGTAGTTTGAACATCTTGTAGAGCCCGGCAAATCCAGCCTGAAGTTCGGGCTGTTCGCCCGGCGGGACGCGCGTCCCTTCCGGGAAGATAACAACCGATCGCCCATGCGCGAGTACCTTTTTCGTGCGCTTCAGCATCGCCCGCATCGTCGCAGCACCGCCGCTTCGATCCACGGCAATGCCACCATATTGAACCGCCAACCAGCCCCAGCCCGGAATCTCGGTCAGCTCCTTTTTGAGCACCGGGGCCGGCGTATCGAGCAGGTTGAGAAAATCGAGCGTTTCGAACATCGCCTGATGCTTGGCGGCGAACAGATATTGGCCATCAGGCACTTCGCCCTCAATCTGCACCCGAATGCCAAGCAAGACGCGTGCGCACTGGCGATGGAAACGCACCCAGGCATAGATCACCGCATGCATCGGCCGCTCGCCGAGCAACGCGCCAAACAGCGCTGCAATCACCCAGGGAATGGTCATGCCATAAAAGACGATGAAGAAGAGAATGGACCGGATTGCCGCCATTTCGCGCTACAGCCCGACCAGCGCGCTCACCCGGCGCAACAGATATTTATTATATTCCAGAAAGAGTTGCATGAAGCTGGGATCGCTCGCCACCGCATCGGGCAGCAGCGTCACGCCGGCATCCAGCTCTCGCTCCAATTCGTAGCGTGCACGCGGCATATGCCAGTCTGTCGTCACCAGCCGAACCGTCGTGAAGCGATTTTCGCGCATCCAGCGCGCAGCCTCTGCACCATTGCTGCGTGTATCGACGGCTTCCTGGCCAAGATCGATGCAGCAATCGAACAGCGCTTCTGGTTTGCCGATTTCCTCCGCCAGTTCCACCGGGCGGACGGTGCGATTGACGCCGGAAACAAGCAGGCGATCCGCCTCCCCGGCCTCGAGCAGTTCAACGCCGCGCTCAATCCGGTTTTCACCGCCGGTAAGGACAATGATCGCATCGGTATGTTGCGGGCCCGCCGGGCCGGGCAAGGTGATCACAAAAAATGCGAAGCCAAGCGCCCATAGGAGCAGGATCAGAGAGAGGATGCGACGAACCATGGAACAGCCTTATAGCATCTTCCTGAGCACACCGATCACGGTGAACCGTGCTACAAAGGTCGACATGACCGCCCCCAATAGCGGCAAAAGGAGCAGAGTAAACCAACCCCAGAGCGGCAGCGACGCCGAGCCCAACAGTTCCGAGCCAACCGCGCCGATCCGCTGGCCGAGCAGCAGAAGGACGATGATGGCGGACAAAAAGCCGACAATCCCGCCGAGCAAGGCATCGATTGCAATCCGCCGCTGGAAAAGCCGCGCAATCTGAACATCCGTCGCGCCCATCAAATGCAACACTTCAATCGTCGCACGGTGCGTGTTGAGCGCCGCGCGCACGGCAAGGATTACGGACGCCGCCAACGCGCTCGCCGTCAGCAGAACCAGCGCCAAAGCAAGCCAGGTAAGTGATCCAATCAATCCCGCAAGCGGCGCGAGGAACTGCGCATGATCATCCACCCGGGCAGAGGGCGCGACCGCAAGGATCGCTTCTTCGACGCTTTCAAGGTCGGCATGGGTTTCGGCGTTCAGGTCCGCATCGATCATAGTCGGGACGGGGATCCCTTCTTCCTGTCCGGCGGCACCAATCCAGGGCTCCATTAGCGCGTCGATTTCGGAATCCGGGACACGGATCACTTCATTCACCCCGTCCATTGCTTGTAATGCGGCCATTGCCGCTCTGGTCTGTTGTTCGCGAATATCGGGATTGGCCTCAACAATCTGGACGGTGATGCGCTGCGCTATGCTGCCGGTGACATTGCTCGCGGCATGGTTGAGCGCCAATCCGCCGGCTGCCGCCAGCACGGTGAGAAACATCATGATCGCAATCACCCAGGGCATCGGGCCCGATAGCCGGCCTTCGGTCAGCAATCGGCGTTCGGCAGGCGTGGCGGCAAAAGGTAACGTCATGTCTTGCGCTTCCGGCCTGTGCGCGGTTCGCGCGGCGGATTGCGGAGCAAGCCAGTAGGGTCAGACAAACGCCCGCCTTCGAGTCGCATCATCTGAGCTGCGGACACCCGGCTCAACAAATGCACGTCATGCGTCGCCACCACCAAAGTCGTACCCAGCTTGTGCAACGCATCGAAGAGATGCAGCAGGCGCGCGGCCATTTCGGGATCGACATTGCCGGTCGGCTCATCGGCAATCAGCAATTCCGGTCGACCGATCACCGCCCGGGCGATAGCAACACGTTGTTGCTCACCGCCAGACAAGGTCGCGGGTCGCGCACTTGCGCGATCGGACAGGCCGACCCAGGCCAGCATTTCATTCACTGGCGTCGCCAGCTCTTCCTCATCAACACCTGCGACCCGCAGGGGCAACGCAATGTTATCAAAGGCAGAAAGATGCGGCACGAGCCGGAAATCCTGAAACACCACACCGATCCGGCGCCGAAAGCCCGGTAGCCGATCGCGCGGCAAAGTCACGACATCTTCGTCGAACAGGCGGATCAAGCCGCGACTGGGCCGCAGGGCAAGGTAAAGTAGTTTCAATAATGACGTCTTGCCCGCACCGGACGGGCCGGTCAGAAAATAGAAGCCGCCGCCGTCGAGCGAGAAGCTGACGTCAGACAGTGTTTCCGCCCCGGTTCCGTAGCGTAGTCCCACATTTTCGAACTGAGCGATTGTCGATGTCATCGCCGCAGCAATGGCACAGCGCGCCATCTGCCGTAAAGCACACAACGCAGGACGCGACCATCTTGCCAGCCGACCCCCTGCGCGCGTAGATCACACCAGACTTTGCAATCAGTTGGCGTACCATTCGGATGATCCTCGTTTGCCCGGCCTGTTCTACCCGTTATCTGGTGCCTGACACGGCAATCGGTGTCGAAGGCCGCCAGGTGCGCTGCGCCAATTGCAAGAACAGTTGGTTTGCCGAGGGCGCGGAAACGGTTGTCGCGCCCGCACCGCCTCCCCCTCCGCCTCCGCCCGCGCCGGTCCAGCAGGAGTTTCCGGATCCACCGCTCCACCATGACGAAGAAGCAGCGCCAGCGGCCAAAGAACCGTCTTACCAGGCGCCAGCGAGTGACGATCCCGATCCGTTTGCCCATGAACCGCCATTCAAACCGCGTCGCAATCCAGCAAAAATGTGGACCGCGATAGCTGTCGGCCTGTTCCTTGTGCTCGGCGCCGGGATTGGCGCAATTGCATGGTTCGGTCCGCCTAGTTTTGTTGCGGGATTGGGCAGTGAGGCTGGCGATAGCGCGCTTGATGTTCAACTTGTGCGTTCGCCGGAACGGCGCACGCTCGCCAGCGGGCATGAGCTGCTCTCTATTTCCGGCCGGATCGTCAATATGACTGATGAGGAGCAGCGGGTGCCCGATATTCGGGCAGAGCTCCGCAATGCGCAGGGCGCGGTTGTTTATGATTGGACGATCCAGGCGCCACAACAATCCCTTCCCGCGCGCGAAATGGTAGAATTCAACTCGGCCGAGATCGATATTCCGCGCAACGCCG from Parasphingopyxis sp. CP4 harbors:
- the hisC gene encoding histidinol-phosphate transaminase, which gives rise to MTGPTPKSWITAITPYAPGRSSSGSDAPTIKLSSNENPLGTSEQAQSALADERGTLARYPDPNSTALRTALAEHNGIEVDRIVCGTGSDEILHLAAGAYASIGDEILYVRYGFMVYPLSARRVGATPVEADDADYATDIDALIAAVTPATRVIFLANPNNPTGTYTPIAEIARLHDAMPEDCLLVIDQAYAEYLDPDEAVLPLELARKANNILVTRTFSKIYGLAAERVGWAYGPAPVIEALNRIRGPFNVTTAGQAAALAALFDQDFVEMSRSHNQKWRDWLAARIAAMGNAGLRAIPSETNFLLILFDGALSAEAAYEGLMERGYITRWLPGQGLPDGLRISIGTEEETRGVAAALEGLVSATL
- a CDS encoding 1-acyl-sn-glycerol-3-phosphate acyltransferase; protein product: MAAIRSILFFIVFYGMTIPWVIAALFGALLGERPMHAVIYAWVRFHRQCARVLLGIRVQIEGEVPDGQYLFAAKHQAMFETLDFLNLLDTPAPVLKKELTEIPGWGWLAVQYGGIAVDRSGGAATMRAMLKRTKKVLAHGRSVVIFPEGTRVPPGEQPELQAGFAGLYKMFKLPVVPIAIKSGHVWPKDSWIKYPGTVTYRFFDPIPVGLPREEIEERVHALINAFEKETTE
- a CDS encoding YdcF family protein; this encodes MVRRILSLILLLWALGFAFFVITLPGPAGPQHTDAIIVLTGGENRIERGVELLEAGEADRLLVSGVNRTVRPVELAEEIGKPEALFDCCIDLGQEAVDTRSNGAEAARWMRENRFTTVRLVTTDWHMPRARYELERELDAGVTLLPDAVASDPSFMQLFLEYNKYLLRRVSALVGL
- a CDS encoding ABC transporter permease yields the protein MTLPFAATPAERRLLTEGRLSGPMPWVIAIMMFLTVLAAAGGLALNHAASNVTGSIAQRITVQIVEANPDIREQQTRAAMAALQAMDGVNEVIRVPDSEIDALMEPWIGAAGQEEGIPVPTMIDADLNAETHADLESVEEAILAVAPSARVDDHAQFLAPLAGLIGSLTWLALALVLLTASALAASVILAVRAALNTHRATIEVLHLMGATDVQIARLFQRRIAIDALLGGIVGFLSAIIVLLLLGQRIGAVGSELLGSASLPLWGWFTLLLLPLLGAVMSTFVARFTVIGVLRKML
- the ftsE gene encoding cell division ATP-binding protein FtsE, with the protein product MTSTIAQFENVGLRYGTGAETLSDVSFSLDGGGFYFLTGPSGAGKTSLLKLLYLALRPSRGLIRLFDEDVVTLPRDRLPGFRRRIGVVFQDFRLVPHLSAFDNIALPLRVAGVDEEELATPVNEMLAWVGLSDRASARPATLSGGEQQRVAIARAVIGRPELLIADEPTGNVDPEMAARLLHLFDALHKLGTTLVVATHDVHLLSRVSAAQMMRLEGGRLSDPTGLLRNPPREPRTGRKRKT
- a CDS encoding MJ0042-type zinc finger domain-containing protein gives rise to the protein MPDTAIGVEGRQVRCANCKNSWFAEGAETVVAPAPPPPPPPPAPVQQEFPDPPLHHDEEAAPAAKEPSYQAPASDDPDPFAHEPPFKPRRNPAKMWTAIAVGLFLVLGAGIGAIAWFGPPSFVAGLGSEAGDSALDVQLVRSPERRTLASGHELLSISGRIVNMTDEEQRVPDIRAELRNAQGAVVYDWTIQAPQQSLPAREMVEFNSAEIDIPRNAEELNLSFVPFEGA